In one Vallitalea longa genomic region, the following are encoded:
- a CDS encoding MarR family winged helix-turn-helix transcriptional regulator yields the protein MFTAEYFLDMHFKDGKFVDIFKNETAINYTKGLNRENKLILYYLYKYGEVTMGEITNTFFLPHSTTNFTINKLQKTGFVDIKVDANDNRVRKVFLTDKGATEIQEMLRALDSNLHNLFKTLYNIISVKYSDDFSEEEIKAIDKFMNIIF from the coding sequence ATGTTTACTGCAGAGTATTTTTTAGATATGCATTTTAAAGATGGTAAATTTGTTGATATTTTTAAGAATGAGACAGCCATTAATTATACAAAAGGTTTGAATAGAGAAAATAAATTAATATTATATTATTTGTATAAATATGGCGAAGTAACTATGGGTGAAATTACTAATACTTTTTTTCTCCCACATAGTACTACTAATTTTACAATAAATAAATTACAGAAAACGGGTTTTGTTGATATTAAGGTAGATGCTAATGATAATAGAGTAAGAAAAGTTTTCCTTACTGATAAAGGAGCAACTGAGATTCAAGAAATGTTAAGAGCTCTTGATTCTAATTTACATAATCTTTTCAAGACTTTATATAATATAATTAGTGTTAAGTATTCAGATGATTTTTCTGAAGAAGAGATTAAAGCTATAGATAAGTTTATGAATATAATATTTTAA
- a CDS encoding NUDIX hydrolase — protein sequence MNIEFYDFLSDNDKLKFVVINARYKDEWIFVRHKERDTWEMPGGHIEKDEMPDKAAGRELYEETGAIDYKLIPICDYSVEIDGIKNYGRLYYADVVKLDDLGDFEIAEIMTKEELPTKLTYGEIIPILHKKIVSELELRDYKT from the coding sequence TTGAATATAGAATTCTATGATTTTTTAAGCGATAATGATAAATTGAAATTTGTAGTGATTAATGCAAGATATAAAGATGAGTGGATATTTGTAAGGCATAAAGAAAGAGATACTTGGGAAATGCCTGGAGGACATATTGAAAAAGATGAAATGCCTGATAAAGCTGCTGGAAGAGAGCTATATGAAGAAACAGGAGCTATAGATTATAAATTAATTCCAATATGCGATTATTCTGTTGAGATAGATGGAATTAAAAATTATGGTAGATTATATTATGCAGATGTAGTAAAGCTAGACGACCTAGGTGATTTTGAAATAGCTGAGATTATGACAAAAGAAGAACTTCCTACAAAATTAACTTATGGTGAAATCATACCAATATTACATAAAAAAATTGTGTCAGAGCTAGAGTTAAGAGATTATAAAACTTAA